The following DNA comes from Elusimicrobiota bacterium.
AAAATGCGGTTATTCGTATGATCGGAGACATAAAGCCGTCCACTGATTGAATCGTAAGCCCCCCCGTAGGGACCGCTCATCCCGTTTTGGGACGTGGAGGCAGCGTTACTGGTAAAGTTGGGTTGACCCAACACATGGGTGGCGGCTTGGCCGTTGCTCAGACTGGACACATCAAAATCCAGAACCCGTTTGTTTGAATAATCAGACACAAACAATCTCTGCCCAGCGATGTCCAAGGCAACCCCGTAGGGGCCACTCATTTTACTTTGTGTTACGCCTGCGGAAATCGTGGCAAAGTCCGGTTGGCCCAAAACAGCGCTGGCGTTCATTCCGTCCGTGATGGTGGAAACGTTAAACACCAACACGCGATTGTTAGAATAATCCGCCACATACAATCGATGGGTGAGCGGATCGTAGGCCAGCCCTCTTAATGCATTGAATTTGTTTTGACCCGAACCGGCTCCCGCCGTTGTGAAGTTGAGTTGGCCAAGGACATTTGAGGCATTTTGTCCGTTGGTGATTCCACCGCTGAGGTCGTAGACCATAATTCGCCCGTTAAGCATATCCCCAACAAACAAGCGTTTCCCTATTGGGTCGTAGGCCAGTCCAATTGGAAAGTTTAACCTGTTTTGTGTTGTCGCGGGCACCGCGTTGTTAAAATCCGTTTGACCCAACACATAGTCCGCCACTCTGTCCACGATGGTGTCGTTGGCATCTAAGTCAAAGACCAATACCCTGTTATTTCTCGTGTCACTGACAAACAGTCTGTGGGTTGAGCTATCTAACGAAACCCCGTAGGGCGTTACGAATCCCCTGTCGTTGGGGGGGGCATTCATAAGATACGAGGTCCACGAATCAGCCCCGGATCCGTCTTGCAGGCCGAATCCCCCCTCCGCGTTTTGGCCGTTCACAATGGAGTTCACATCGTGGAAGACAACACGGTAATTCAATCCGTCGGCCACGTACAATCGTTTGTTGCCGGAATCCATCGCAAGTCCTCGCGGGTAAAAAAGTCGAGTTCGACTTGTGCCATAGGTTCCATTGGTGTAGTTCGCTTGCCCCAGAACGTTGAGGGCTGTGGGGTTGTTGGTGTTGGTTGTGCCGTCAAAGACCATGACCCGGTGGTTCGAGTAATCGGAAACAAATAGACGATCAGACCCAGGATCATAGGCCAATCCGTAGGGGTTATTTAGGCCGGTTTGGCTCGTGGCGGATGTGTTGGTGGTAAAGTTGGATTGGCCGATCACGGAGGACGCGTTCAGTCCGTTGGAAAGAGAGGAAGCGTCATACACCATCACCCTGTTATTGCCGTAGTCTGCCACAAAGAGTTTTTGTGTTGTGGTG
Coding sequences within:
- a CDS encoding NHL repeat-containing protein, with amino-acid sequence MDYLALLKRLAPLGFLLLMAPWRADAVISDGMNAENILGQLDDSDNPVWNTNVPNYRPNAQGFNIPTDVAIDTSTHRLFVTDYSNNRVLVFDLDSSNNLVDRTADHVLGQPNFSGFQYQTTQNGMYNPIGLAYDPGGQRLFVSDYNNHRVLVFNISTLSDGQQADYVLGQTDFTSRSSAASQTKMNLPMKLFYDGTTHRLYVPELSNNRVLVFNVSSITNGQAASYVLGQPNFTSNTASTSQNGLNTPRSVELSTTTQKLFVADYGNNRVMVYDASSLSNGLNASSVIGQSNFTTNTSATSQTGLNNPYGLAYDPGSDRLFVSDYSNHRVMVFDGTTNTNNPTALNVLGQANYTNGTYGTSRTRLFYPRGLAMDSGNKRLYVADGLNYRVVFHDVNSIVNGQNAEGGFGLQDGSGADSWTSYLMNAPPNDRGFVTPYGVSLDSSTHRLFVSDTRNNRVLVFDLDANDTIVDRVADYVLGQTDFNNAVPATTQNRLNFPIGLAYDPIGKRLFVGDMLNGRIMVYDLSGGITNGQNASNVLGQLNFTTAGAGSGQNKFNALRGLAYDPLTHRLYVADYSNNRVLVFNVSTITDGMNASAVLGQPDFATISAGVTQSKMSGPYGVALDIAGQRLFVSDYSNKRVLDFDVSSLSNGQAATHVLGQPNFTSNAASTSQNGMSGPYGGAYDSISGRLYVSDHTNNRI